One part of the Vibrio palustris genome encodes these proteins:
- a CDS encoding ABC transporter permease has translation MRSQTWQLIKQDRWLQSSVIWMPIGLSVILWWIFSQGIVRDLPIGVVDLSHSTQSRQVIRHIDATSTLKVLKVYPSQAMAKADLIESHIYAYTVIPRHFDRDIQRGQSPQVTTFYNSQYILTGRLISSAMTRVMQTLSAHIDAGQRLAKGNKTVSQVMGQAVPVGTQLTPLFNLNMNYAQFLVSGIIPALWQISIVTSTILILSTYQQRFGLNTWLGTSPYRNMLVTLWPFCVWFAIQGIAFLWWFYVILDWPQQGQLWVVIFAQWITLVACMIMGILFYFITLDPARALSFAAAYTAPSFAFMGITFPASNMDTLAQFWRNLLPITHYMSVQINQVNYDLEPLRSLQPMLWMMIYIVPLLIAAGLIYKRVNLARSLTNNLGGQNNAPTTE, from the coding sequence ATGAGATCACAAACCTGGCAACTCATCAAACAAGACCGATGGCTACAAAGCAGTGTGATATGGATGCCCATCGGTTTATCGGTGATTTTATGGTGGATATTTTCTCAAGGGATTGTTCGCGATCTACCTATCGGAGTCGTCGATTTATCGCACAGTACACAATCACGGCAAGTGATCAGGCATATTGATGCCACGTCTACGCTAAAGGTTCTTAAGGTTTATCCTAGCCAAGCAATGGCGAAAGCCGATCTTATTGAAAGCCATATTTATGCCTATACCGTCATTCCTCGTCATTTTGATCGTGACATTCAACGGGGGCAATCCCCGCAAGTCACAACGTTCTATAATAGTCAGTATATTTTAACAGGCAGATTGATAAGCTCGGCCATGACGAGGGTGATGCAAACCCTCAGCGCTCACATAGATGCTGGGCAGCGTCTTGCCAAAGGCAATAAAACAGTCAGTCAAGTCATGGGACAAGCGGTGCCGGTCGGCACTCAGTTAACGCCTTTATTTAATCTTAATATGAATTACGCGCAGTTCTTAGTTTCCGGTATTATTCCGGCATTATGGCAAATATCAATTGTGACAAGCACTATTTTGATTTTATCAACCTATCAGCAACGCTTTGGCTTAAATACTTGGCTAGGTACATCCCCCTACCGGAATATGCTCGTGACTCTTTGGCCATTTTGTGTGTGGTTTGCCATACAAGGAATCGCATTTTTATGGTGGTTTTATGTCATTTTAGATTGGCCGCAACAAGGGCAACTCTGGGTCGTCATATTTGCACAATGGATAACTCTAGTGGCCTGTATGATCATGGGGATTCTTTTCTATTTCATCACTCTTGATCCTGCGCGAGCGCTCAGCTTTGCTGCCGCTTACACTGCACCAAGCTTTGCATTTATGGGGATTACATTTCCCGCATCAAACATGGATACTCTTGCTCAGTTTTGGCGTAATCTTTTACCTATAACTCATTATATGAGTGTGCAAATCAATCAAGTAAATTATGATTTAGAGCCACTACGTAGCTTACAGCCAATGCTATGGATGATGATTTATATCGTGCCATTGCTCATTGCAGCCGGATTAATCTATAAACGTGTTAATTTAGCCAGATCATTAACAAATAACCTAGGAGGACAGAATAATGCGCCAACTACTGAATGA
- a CDS encoding ABC transporter permease, whose product MRQLLNECKALFTNSVVVITVFGGVFFYSFLYPLPYAHQIPRSQPIAIVNLDKSQTSYQLERMVDATPQLHVVERVHSIEDAKDDFYNGNIAGFLVIPHHFYRDLAMSKHPTLAYAGDASYFLVYGTVVEGLSQASGTLAAQVKIQHLLNRGDALPQAKQTLSPLRNNLKPTFNARMGYVDYVVPAVFVLILQQTMVMAAGLMGGTQKHSSGYWSTASQRTLLFNRTLVLVLIYYVLSAYYFGGSFYWHGVNTLASPVELSLLLLPFLLSTCFLGIFLGAVTPKREYVTLLVLVSSMPLVFSAGFIWPMESISRPVVWLANLFPSTPGIQGFLALNQMDAAWQQVADQWTQLWLQTVLWGGLAWWQFKRNGRTLPNIANDGAFSQ is encoded by the coding sequence ATGCGCCAACTACTGAATGAATGTAAGGCATTATTTACCAATAGCGTCGTGGTTATTACAGTATTTGGCGGTGTATTTTTTTATTCGTTTCTCTATCCACTCCCCTACGCTCATCAAATTCCACGCTCGCAACCCATCGCGATCGTCAATCTAGATAAAAGCCAAACCAGTTATCAACTAGAACGTATGGTCGATGCTACCCCACAATTACATGTGGTCGAGCGTGTACATTCGATTGAAGACGCAAAAGATGATTTTTATAATGGGAATATCGCAGGATTTTTAGTCATCCCCCATCATTTTTATCGGGATTTAGCGATGAGTAAACACCCAACCCTCGCGTATGCCGGTGACGCATCTTACTTTTTAGTATACGGAACGGTGGTTGAAGGTCTGTCTCAGGCCTCTGGAACGTTAGCGGCACAAGTTAAAATTCAGCACCTACTTAACCGTGGTGATGCATTACCTCAAGCAAAGCAAACCTTATCTCCCCTGAGAAATAATTTAAAGCCGACCTTTAATGCTCGTATGGGATACGTGGATTATGTGGTTCCTGCGGTGTTTGTCCTCATTTTGCAACAAACCATGGTCATGGCTGCCGGGTTAATGGGAGGGACGCAAAAACACAGTTCAGGATACTGGTCGACCGCTTCGCAACGAACGCTGCTCTTCAATCGTACTCTCGTATTGGTACTCATCTATTATGTATTAAGTGCTTACTACTTTGGCGGAAGCTTTTATTGGCATGGGGTCAATACGCTTGCCTCACCAGTCGAACTCAGCTTGCTTTTGTTGCCTTTTTTATTGAGCACATGCTTTCTTGGTATTTTTTTAGGTGCGGTGACACCAAAACGAGAGTATGTCACGCTTTTAGTGTTAGTCAGCTCTATGCCCTTGGTGTTTTCCGCCGGTTTTATCTGGCCGATGGAAAGTATTTCGCGACCAGTGGTCTGGTTGGCGAATCTGTTTCCAAGCACCCCAGGTATTCAAGGATTTTTAGCCTTAAACCAAATGGATGCGGCTTGGCAGCAGGTGGCGGATCAATGGACACAGCTATGGTTGCAAACTGTATTATGGGGCGGTTTAGCTTGGTGGCAATTTAAGCGTAACGGTCGAACGCTACCTAATATTGCCAACGACGGCGCATTTTCTCAATAA
- a CDS encoding ATP-binding protein → MSKVLTVTLVRGLPGSGKSTLARELPGVHLEADMYFIDERDVYIFQPEKLSAAHDWCQQRSEYWLRQGESIVVSNTFVRHWEMAFYKRLAKQYGAKLIIKVCQGNYGSIHNIEPTVIEKMRRRWQY, encoded by the coding sequence ATGAGTAAAGTGCTGACAGTCACACTAGTGCGGGGGTTACCTGGGTCGGGAAAGTCAACCCTAGCGCGAGAATTACCGGGCGTTCATTTAGAAGCGGATATGTATTTTATTGATGAGCGCGACGTGTATATTTTCCAGCCAGAAAAGCTGAGTGCCGCTCACGATTGGTGTCAACAGCGCAGTGAATATTGGCTTAGGCAAGGAGAAAGTATTGTCGTATCCAATACTTTTGTTCGTCATTGGGAAATGGCATTTTATAAGCGCCTTGCGAAACAGTATGGCGCTAAGCTCATAATTAAGGTGTGCCAAGGAAACTATGGTAGCATTCACAATATAGAGCCGACGGTTATTGAGAAAATGCGCCGTCGTTGGCAATATTAG
- the metA gene encoding homoserine O-acetyltransferase MetA encodes MPIKIPDQLPARDVLRQEHIFVMPESRATTQQIRPLKVLILNLMPKKIETETQFLRLLSNSPLQIDVELLRIDDRPSKNTPEEHLNSFYRQFDVVKNRNFDGLIITGAPLGLVQFEDVIYWSHLQTVIEWAKNHVTSTLYVCWAAQAALKSIYQLPKRTREDKLSGVYSHETQYQYHPLTRGFDDTFLAPHSRHADFDPTYLADNTDLDILAVSQQAGVYLACTKDKRNVFVTGHPEYEASTLHHEYQRDVDQGLSPMMPINYYPEDNPANSPRATWRSHGNLLFSNWLNYCVYQQTPFDLENFSEDKFTKDDE; translated from the coding sequence GTGCCTATTAAGATCCCCGATCAATTACCCGCAAGAGATGTGCTACGTCAAGAGCATATTTTTGTCATGCCGGAGTCACGAGCGACCACCCAGCAAATTCGTCCGCTCAAAGTCTTGATCTTAAATCTCATGCCAAAAAAAATAGAAACCGAAACACAATTCCTGCGTTTACTCTCTAACTCTCCGCTACAAATTGATGTGGAACTGTTACGAATCGATGATAGGCCAAGTAAAAACACACCTGAAGAACACTTAAACTCTTTTTATCGCCAATTTGATGTGGTTAAAAATCGTAACTTCGACGGTTTAATTATTACAGGCGCACCGCTCGGGTTAGTGCAATTTGAAGATGTGATTTATTGGAGTCACTTACAAACCGTCATTGAATGGGCAAAAAACCACGTGACATCAACGTTGTATGTGTGTTGGGCTGCGCAAGCCGCTTTAAAATCGATTTATCAATTGCCAAAACGTACGCGTGAAGACAAGCTTTCCGGGGTCTATTCGCATGAAACTCAGTATCAATATCACCCATTGACGCGAGGGTTTGATGATACGTTTTTAGCTCCTCATTCACGTCACGCTGATTTTGATCCAACCTATCTTGCTGATAATACTGATCTGGATATTCTTGCAGTATCACAACAGGCTGGCGTCTACCTTGCTTGCACCAAAGACAAACGAAATGTGTTTGTGACCGGTCATCCAGAATATGAAGCATCAACCCTACATCACGAATACCAACGGGATGTCGATCAAGGGCTATCTCCAATGATGCCGATCAATTATTACCCAGAAGATAATCCAGCCAACTCACCGCGCGCGACTTGGCGTAGCCATGGTAATTTATTATTTTCAAATTGGTTGAACTACTGCGTGTATCAGCAGACTCCGTTTGACCTAGAAAACTTTAGTGAAGATAAATTTACGAAAGATGACGAGTAA
- a CDS encoding tetratricopeptide repeat protein, with product MSLFLSLSDSVTIHATNQRKTATMLGLALIMLAGCVQSTVIKPAASPRQIADNRLALAIAYMERNQPQKALKNLQRAKHVAPYYLPTLLALAHYYNTVQDTRQASGIYQQALQRYPNNSQLLHNFGIFLCQQGKYNQANNYFSKAIKQQKYTHVALTYESAAQCLWLANQTDKAIESMRAAVNHAPSNPRMIERLLAMYANNQQAHKAYRLLQQYGELLSPIRQDQWRAQLEKQSKQERENEPVANTHASIGHRLP from the coding sequence ATGTCTTTGTTCTTATCGCTATCTGATAGTGTAACCATACACGCAACCAATCAACGCAAAACCGCAACGATGTTAGGGCTCGCACTGATAATGTTGGCAGGATGCGTACAGTCGACCGTAATAAAACCCGCCGCTAGCCCGCGGCAAATTGCCGATAACCGACTTGCGTTAGCCATTGCCTATATGGAGCGAAATCAGCCACAAAAAGCTCTTAAGAACCTACAACGTGCTAAGCACGTCGCGCCTTATTACTTACCGACATTGTTAGCATTAGCCCATTACTACAACACAGTACAAGATACTCGCCAAGCCAGCGGGATTTACCAACAAGCGTTACAACGCTACCCAAACAACAGTCAGCTCCTACATAATTTTGGCATATTTCTTTGTCAGCAAGGCAAGTATAACCAAGCAAATAACTATTTTTCTAAAGCGATTAAGCAACAGAAATATACTCATGTTGCTCTTACCTATGAAAGTGCCGCCCAATGTTTATGGCTGGCAAACCAAACCGATAAAGCGATTGAGTCGATGCGTGCAGCCGTCAATCATGCCCCAAGTAATCCGCGGATGATAGAGCGGTTGTTGGCCATGTATGCCAACAACCAACAAGCACATAAGGCGTATAGGTTACTTCAACAATACGGTGAGTTATTGAGTCCGATTAGACAAGACCAATGGCGAGCACAACTGGAGAAACAAAGTAAGCAAGAGCGTGAAAATGAGCCGGTCGCCAACACTCACGCATCAATTGGTCACCGTTTACCCTAG
- the rlmF gene encoding 23S rRNA (adenine(1618)-N(6))-methyltransferase RlmF encodes MVTPVNPVPRKPKKKRPSQATHKTQASSNLATSHEMMNVMTIPSPPGLHRNNRHQGLYDFAALSNVVPELKTYMVKNPRGQWTIPFNEPHAVLLLNQALLAHHYGVNHWQIPPGYLCPPIPGRADYIHRAAELLFTDCPELLSQAITMLDVGTGANAIYPIIAATEYNWTVVGSDIDPLSVKCAKGIVKNNACLKGKVTVRLQTEPNAMFAGIIGPEERYTLTTCNPPFHASAHEAAQGSQRKLDNLGKNKQKRGRSLGSQQNTHTNGPMLNFGGQHGELWCVGGEASFLRRLAQDSAQFSEQVLWFTSLISKKDNVRWMKKQLAKVGACDVKIVEMAQGQKISRFIAWSFQNAAQRNKWGQEAC; translated from the coding sequence ATGGTAACGCCTGTCAACCCAGTGCCTCGCAAGCCTAAAAAAAAACGCCCAAGCCAAGCCACTCATAAGACGCAAGCATCATCTAATTTAGCGACAAGTCATGAGATGATGAATGTTATGACAATCCCTTCACCGCCGGGCTTACATCGTAATAATCGTCACCAAGGGTTGTATGACTTTGCCGCATTAAGCAACGTGGTACCTGAGCTGAAAACCTATATGGTGAAAAACCCGCGTGGTCAATGGACAATTCCCTTTAACGAACCTCACGCGGTATTATTGCTCAATCAAGCATTGCTCGCTCACCATTACGGAGTGAATCATTGGCAAATTCCGCCAGGATATTTATGTCCGCCTATTCCCGGTCGCGCCGATTATATTCACCGAGCTGCGGAATTACTGTTCACCGATTGTCCAGAACTATTATCACAAGCCATCACGATGTTGGATGTCGGGACTGGTGCCAATGCTATCTATCCTATCATTGCGGCGACGGAATATAACTGGACGGTTGTTGGCAGTGATATTGATCCGCTATCAGTAAAGTGCGCTAAGGGTATTGTGAAAAATAATGCCTGCTTGAAGGGGAAAGTGACGGTTAGGTTACAAACAGAACCAAACGCCATGTTCGCGGGTATTATTGGGCCGGAAGAGCGTTATACGTTGACAACGTGTAATCCACCATTTCACGCTTCTGCACATGAAGCGGCGCAAGGTAGTCAACGTAAGTTAGATAATTTAGGCAAGAATAAACAGAAACGTGGCCGTTCATTGGGTTCACAACAGAATACGCATACGAATGGACCGATGCTGAATTTTGGTGGGCAACACGGTGAATTATGGTGTGTTGGCGGTGAAGCCAGTTTCCTGCGTCGTTTAGCCCAAGACAGTGCCCAATTTTCGGAGCAAGTGCTGTGGTTTACGAGCTTAATTTCTAAAAAAGACAATGTACGTTGGATGAAGAAACAGTTAGCAAAAGTAGGGGCGTGTGATGTGAAAATCGTTGAAATGGCGCAAGGTCAAAAGATCAGCCGATTTATCGCATGGAGTTTTCAAAATGCTGCGCAACGCAATAAGTGGGGACAAGAAGCGTGCTAA
- a CDS encoding glutaredoxin family protein, with translation MKRVVLYVKDKCPHCKDAQRYLDSKNIPYRLCNAKMQRGRKELDAMGARSLPVLKVGDRVMIGWNSGNFEKLYR, from the coding sequence GTGAAACGCGTCGTTTTATATGTCAAAGATAAATGCCCTCACTGTAAAGATGCTCAGCGCTACCTAGACAGTAAAAATATCCCTTACCGTCTTTGTAATGCGAAAATGCAACGCGGTCGCAAAGAATTAGACGCCATGGGTGCGCGCAGTTTACCCGTATTAAAAGTTGGCGACCGCGTGATGATCGGGTGGAATTCAGGTAACTTTGAAAAATTGTACCGTTAA
- a CDS encoding DUF1415 domain-containing protein — MSTTQRIDTIAQQVNQWLNDVVIGLNLCPFAAKPQRNHQVKIHVSTETTEEGLLSDITQCLHELDAQPVATLETTLVVVPDMLKDFFDYNFFIDWIEALLRQEGWEGVYQVATFHPDYCFAGCETNDPANLTNRAPFPIYHLIREDSMEKVLKHYPDPESIPDTNIARVSSLSDTEKHALFPYLFGRP; from the coding sequence ATGAGCACAACTCAACGTATTGATACTATTGCACAGCAGGTCAACCAATGGCTTAACGACGTCGTAATTGGTTTAAATCTATGCCCTTTTGCGGCAAAGCCACAAAGAAATCATCAAGTTAAGATTCATGTGAGCACCGAGACCACAGAAGAAGGTCTACTTTCAGACATCACACAATGTTTGCATGAGTTAGACGCACAACCAGTCGCGACCCTTGAAACTACGTTAGTCGTTGTCCCTGATATGCTAAAGGACTTTTTTGACTACAACTTTTTTATTGACTGGATTGAGGCACTCCTTCGCCAAGAAGGATGGGAGGGCGTTTATCAGGTCGCTACATTTCACCCAGATTACTGCTTTGCCGGCTGCGAGACCAATGATCCAGCCAATCTCACCAACCGAGCACCTTTTCCTATTTATCACCTGATTCGTGAAGACAGTATGGAAAAAGTCCTCAAGCATTACCCTGATCCGGAGTCCATTCCCGACACAAACATCGCACGAGTCTCGAGTTTATCAGACACAGAGAAGCACGCGCTGTTTCCTTATTTATTTGGCCGTCCGTAG
- a CDS encoding DUF2750 domain-containing protein, producing MSNLTTDMQANLALFVEETQNTHTVWGLQTEEGWLSCDSTEFANSEVMPFWSTKEDAQTHNIEEWAEFEVVSIPLDVFIEDWLVTLDEDGVLIGPNWNQNLDGKEVEPADLVKMYL from the coding sequence ATGAGTAATTTAACCACTGATATGCAAGCTAACTTGGCACTCTTCGTAGAAGAAACACAAAATACCCACACGGTCTGGGGTCTACAAACTGAAGAAGGTTGGTTATCATGTGACTCGACTGAGTTCGCAAATAGTGAAGTGATGCCATTTTGGTCAACTAAAGAAGACGCTCAAACTCATAACATTGAAGAATGGGCAGAATTTGAAGTTGTGAGTATCCCTCTTGATGTCTTCATCGAAGATTGGCTCGTTACGCTAGATGAAGATGGCGTATTAATCGGTCCAAACTGGAATCAAAATTTAGATGGTAAAGAAGTAGAGCCAGCAGACCTCGTTAAAATGTATCTGTAA
- a CDS encoding nucleoside triphosphate pyrophosphohydrolase family protein, which produces MQLTKLTQDLFDHLYRDISEFRTTFNLPVAQPDTLNDQQDSLHSSLIIEELTELAEAPDKTEQADAIVDSIYVLMGRLVHLGQSNIHDNIAISYFIDVLLNVAANRQINFVACWNEVHSSNMSKVCRTQQEYAETQTYYAKQGIELMPVTKGDYIIAKCAKDFTSPEKSIKQGKVLKSIYYRPADLASIA; this is translated from the coding sequence ATGCAACTGACCAAACTGACCCAAGACCTCTTTGACCACCTTTATCGCGATATCAGTGAATTTCGTACAACGTTTAATTTACCCGTCGCCCAGCCTGATACGCTTAATGACCAGCAAGATAGCCTGCATTCTTCGCTCATTATCGAAGAATTAACCGAGCTTGCCGAAGCGCCAGATAAAACCGAACAAGCCGATGCCATCGTCGACAGTATTTATGTGCTTATGGGACGTCTTGTTCATTTAGGCCAGAGTAATATTCACGATAATATCGCCATTAGCTATTTTATTGATGTATTGCTAAATGTCGCCGCCAATCGTCAGATTAACTTTGTGGCATGCTGGAATGAAGTACATAGCTCGAATATGAGCAAAGTTTGTCGTACGCAGCAAGAATATGCAGAGACACAAACCTATTACGCGAAACAAGGGATTGAGTTGATGCCTGTTACCAAAGGCGATTACATCATTGCAAAATGCGCGAAAGACTTTACGTCACCAGAAAAAAGCATCAAACAAGGCAAGGTTCTAAAATCTATTTATTATCGTCCAGCCGATTTAGCATCCATCGCTTAA
- a CDS encoding PTS sugar transporter subunit IIC → MKHLISRVLAVNIEKYMSPTARKLTRNSHLIALRDGFQLSMPFIFIGCLFVPLMFPIITEPAGDGSSIWFNDILSVLRPLLLPIHQATLGAMALIVSFGVAASLGKQYALPERLSGLTGSLAFLMLSGLPQEGGMDIRYLGGAGIFTALVASFYAVEVIHFCVKRGWCINMPEDVPRITVQAFRLIIPIFVVLTSVSAFNLILKEHIGVHFPQIIEQVFRPLVLASDSLVAVLVSVFICQVLWFVGIHGSVIVTGIMNPFWMTNLLINQQAISADSPVLPHIYTASFWDFFLLIGGVGSTLPLVFLAIRSRSNQLKSIGKVALVPAIFNINEPILFGFPIIMNPLFVIPFIGVPLLNAVLVWNLTSIGILDRVVMMLPWTLPAPIGAAWAANGSINNALMTLVALTISYFCYRPFFRAHERIVLDQQQAQQ, encoded by the coding sequence ATGAAGCATTTGATAAGTCGCGTGCTAGCGGTCAATATTGAAAAATATATGTCACCAACCGCTCGCAAACTGACGCGTAATAGTCATTTGATTGCTTTGCGAGATGGTTTTCAATTATCTATGCCGTTTATTTTTATTGGATGTTTATTTGTTCCGCTCATGTTTCCTATTATCACCGAGCCAGCGGGCGATGGATCATCGATATGGTTTAATGACATATTAAGCGTGTTACGTCCTTTATTATTGCCCATCCATCAAGCCACATTAGGGGCGATGGCGTTGATCGTTTCCTTTGGCGTCGCGGCAAGTTTAGGTAAACAATATGCGTTGCCCGAGCGTTTATCAGGTTTGACGGGCAGTTTGGCTTTTTTGATGTTATCGGGATTACCTCAAGAAGGAGGAATGGACATACGCTACCTAGGCGGAGCCGGTATTTTTACCGCTTTGGTTGCGAGTTTTTACGCGGTTGAAGTGATTCATTTCTGTGTTAAGCGGGGATGGTGTATTAATATGCCCGAAGATGTCCCGCGAATTACCGTTCAGGCATTTCGTTTAATTATTCCGATCTTTGTCGTGCTGACTAGTGTGTCTGCATTCAATCTCATTCTCAAAGAGCATATTGGCGTCCATTTCCCGCAAATTATTGAACAGGTATTTCGGCCACTCGTTTTAGCCTCAGACAGCCTAGTCGCAGTACTGGTGTCAGTATTCATTTGCCAAGTACTATGGTTTGTTGGTATTCATGGTTCAGTTATTGTGACTGGAATTATGAACCCATTTTGGATGACAAATTTACTGATTAATCAGCAGGCGATTTCTGCCGATTCACCGGTATTACCGCATATCTATACCGCTTCATTTTGGGATTTTTTCTTGTTAATAGGGGGCGTAGGGTCAACGTTACCTTTAGTTTTTTTAGCGATAAGAAGTCGTTCGAACCAGTTAAAGTCGATAGGTAAAGTTGCACTGGTACCGGCAATTTTTAATATTAACGAGCCCATATTATTTGGTTTTCCTATTATTATGAATCCTCTTTTTGTGATCCCATTTATTGGTGTGCCATTATTGAATGCAGTATTAGTGTGGAACCTAACGTCTATAGGGATTCTTGATCGTGTCGTCATGATGTTACCTTGGACACTTCCAGCTCCAATCGGTGCGGCTTGGGCGGCGAATGGAAGTATTAATAATGCGTTGATGACCTTAGTCGCATTAACTATTTCATATTTTTGTTATCGACCTTTTTTCCGTGCGCATGAACGTATTGTCTTAGATCAACAGCAAGCACAGCAATAA
- a CDS encoding PTS sugar transporter subunit IIB, with translation MMNKIMLCCSAGMSTSLLVRKMKIAAEQQAIDVQIDAYGASEFSSHVEDYDVVLLGPQVKYMLNDLQQQAEPFGISVKVIDMMDYGMQNGEKVLQFALDTIHEHA, from the coding sequence ATCATGAACAAAATTATGCTGTGCTGCTCGGCTGGAATGTCAACCTCTCTATTAGTAAGAAAGATGAAAATTGCGGCAGAACAACAAGCGATCGACGTCCAAATCGACGCCTATGGCGCTTCCGAATTTAGCAGTCATGTCGAAGACTATGACGTGGTGTTACTGGGCCCCCAAGTTAAATATATGTTGAACGATTTACAACAACAAGCGGAGCCATTTGGCATCAGCGTTAAAGTTATCGATATGATGGACTATGGCATGCAAAACGGTGAGAAAGTATTGCAGTTTGCACTCGATACTATCCACGAACACGCATAA
- a CDS encoding PTS sugar transporter subunit IIC produces MSTLYNKMVDIIEQKVSPVATKMGQQPYIVAIRDGFISALPFMIVGSFILVFVFPPFSADSTWSFAQGWLALSAEYREQLMIPFNLSMGIMTLFISVGIAASLARHHHLDPLTTGLLSLMSFLLVAAPLKDGALSMQYLSGQGIFTAILTALYSTELYALLKRKNVTIKLPPEVPTGVARSFEILIPVLAIIVTLHPLNLFIEAQTGMIIPQAIMALIQPLVSASDSLPAVLLAVLICQILWFAGIHGALIVTGIMNPFWMANLSENQVAMAAGEAMPHIFLQGFWDHYLLIGGVGSTLPLAILLLRSRATHLRTIGKMGFIPGLFNINEPILFGAPIIMNPVFFLPFIFVPMINAVIAWFAIDLGLVAKVVSLTPWTTPGPIGASWAANWAVSPVILSLLCMTSAALMYLPFLRAYEKQLLDKEAQEEAKNGAVDSTPVSSH; encoded by the coding sequence ATGAGTACCCTATATAATAAAATGGTCGATATAATCGAACAAAAAGTTTCACCCGTTGCGACTAAAATGGGGCAACAACCCTACATTGTTGCCATACGTGATGGTTTTATTTCTGCGCTGCCGTTCATGATTGTCGGCTCATTCATTCTGGTTTTTGTCTTTCCCCCCTTCTCTGCCGACTCAACATGGTCGTTTGCTCAAGGGTGGTTAGCACTATCGGCTGAGTACCGCGAACAACTCATGATACCTTTCAATTTAAGTATGGGGATTATGACATTATTCATCTCGGTGGGTATTGCGGCCAGTTTAGCCAGACACCATCATTTAGACCCATTGACCACTGGCTTACTGTCATTGATGTCGTTTTTACTGGTCGCGGCACCACTGAAAGACGGCGCCTTGTCGATGCAATACTTATCTGGCCAAGGTATTTTTACTGCCATTCTCACTGCACTGTATTCCACTGAGCTCTATGCACTCCTCAAACGAAAAAATGTCACGATAAAACTGCCTCCAGAAGTCCCGACAGGTGTGGCACGTTCGTTTGAAATTCTCATTCCGGTTCTTGCGATTATCGTCACTTTACACCCTTTGAACCTCTTTATTGAAGCGCAGACTGGCATGATCATTCCACAAGCGATTATGGCGTTGATTCAACCTCTCGTGTCCGCCTCTGATTCTTTACCCGCGGTCTTACTTGCGGTACTTATTTGCCAGATTTTATGGTTTGCAGGTATTCATGGCGCTTTGATCGTAACCGGAATAATGAACCCTTTTTGGATGGCGAATCTATCAGAAAACCAAGTAGCGATGGCAGCCGGTGAAGCGATGCCACATATATTCCTCCAAGGTTTTTGGGATCACTATCTACTGATTGGCGGGGTCGGTTCTACGTTGCCTCTAGCTATATTGCTCTTACGCTCTCGAGCAACACATTTGCGCACGATTGGCAAAATGGGCTTCATTCCAGGTTTATTTAATATTAACGAACCAATCTTATTTGGTGCTCCGATCATCATGAACCCAGTGTTTTTCTTACCGTTTATTTTTGTTCCGATGATTAACGCCGTCATCGCTTGGTTTGCTATTGATCTTGGCTTGGTGGCGAAGGTGGTGTCTCTCACGCCATGGACAACACCGGGGCCGATTGGAGCGTCATGGGCGGCTAACTGGGCGGTAAGCCCCGTCATTTTATCATTACTGTGTATGACTTCCGCCGCTCTCATGTACCTTCCTTTTCTGCGTGCCTATGAAAAGCAGTTGCTGGATAAAGAAGCACAAGAAGAAGCAAAAAACGGCGCCGTAGATAGCACACCAGTTTCAAGTCATTAA